From Woronichinia naegeliana WA131, the proteins below share one genomic window:
- a CDS encoding DUF3782 domain-containing protein, whose translation MSLKVNKEIAQVNKQIGDLGGKWGRFVENMVAPACETLFLKKGIPVHQVAQRLKRHLAEKTLEIDVLVTNEVHVLVVEVKSTLGVTDVKEFIEDLSQFRLFFPEYAQKDLYGAVAGIEIEKGAAKFAYRQGLFVLAQSGETVTILNNDNFQPKCW comes from the coding sequence GTGAGTCTAAAAGTCAACAAAGAAATTGCCCAGGTTAATAAGCAAATTGGCGATCTAGGAGGAAAATGGGGCCGATTTGTAGAAAATATGGTTGCTCCAGCTTGTGAAACGCTGTTCTTAAAAAAAGGGATTCCTGTTCATCAGGTTGCTCAACGTTTGAAGCGACATTTAGCAGAAAAAACCTTAGAGATTGATGTGTTGGTGACAAATGAAGTCCATGTTTTAGTTGTGGAGGTTAAAAGCACGTTGGGCGTAACAGATGTTAAGGAATTTATTGAGGATCTAAGTCAATTCCGACTATTTTTTCCAGAATATGCTCAAAAAGATTTATATGGAGCCGTTGCAGGGATCGAAATTGAGAAAGGAGCGGCTAAATTTGCCTATCGTCAAGGTTTATTTGTGTTGGCACAATCAGGGGAAACGGTGACAATTTTGAATAATGACAATTTTCAACCGAAGTGTTGGTAA
- a CDS encoding succinate dehydrogenase/fumarate reductase flavoprotein subunit encodes MLEYDVVIIGGGLAGCRAALEIKRLNPDTSVSLVAKTHPIRSHSVAAQGGIAATLQNVDAEDTWEAHAFDTVKGSDYLADQDAVEILTREAADVIIDLEHMGVLFSRLPDGRIAQRAFGGHSFKRTCYAADKTGHAILHELVNNLRHNGVIIHDEWYVMRLIYEEGEAKGLIMYQIQSGVIEVVRAKAIMFATGGYGRVYNTTSNDYASTGDGLSMAAIAGIPLEDMEFVQFHPTGLYPVGVLISEAVRGEGAYLINSEGKRFMEDYAPSRMELAPRDITSRAITKEIRAGRGVNWDGSVGGPFIYLDLRHLGREKIMSRIPFCWEEAHRLLGIDAVNEPMPVRPTVHYCMGGIPVNTDGRVRRNAQSLTEGFFAAGECACVSVHGGNRLGSNSLLECVVYGRRTGRSLAEYVKTRSLPTFDAQQYLSEAQSTIQALLEQSGSLRINQLREEFQDCMTEHCGVFRTRSLMEEGLQQIQALKAKYSQIYLDDKQPYWNTELIEALELQNIMVVGELILTSALKREESRGSHAREDFTDRNDSQFLQHTLAAYAETGIEIDYMPVVINRFEPQERKY; translated from the coding sequence ATGCTCGAATACGATGTCGTTATTATCGGTGGTGGATTAGCTGGCTGTCGCGCTGCTCTAGAAATCAAACGTCTGAACCCTGACACCTCTGTTTCCCTCGTGGCTAAAACCCATCCCATTCGTTCCCATTCCGTCGCGGCCCAGGGCGGCATCGCTGCAACCCTCCAAAATGTCGATGCAGAAGATACTTGGGAAGCCCATGCCTTTGATACGGTCAAAGGTTCGGATTATTTGGCCGATCAGGATGCAGTAGAAATTCTGACCAGAGAAGCAGCCGATGTCATTATCGATTTAGAACACATGGGAGTGCTGTTTTCCCGCTTACCGGATGGCAGGATTGCTCAACGGGCCTTTGGAGGTCATTCCTTTAAACGAACTTGCTATGCTGCGGATAAAACTGGTCATGCCATTCTGCACGAATTAGTCAATAATCTGCGTCACAATGGTGTCATTATCCATGATGAGTGGTACGTAATGCGGCTTATCTATGAGGAGGGGGAAGCAAAAGGATTGATTATGTACCAGATTCAATCGGGGGTGATTGAAGTGGTTAGGGCTAAGGCTATTATGTTTGCAACAGGGGGCTATGGGCGCGTTTATAATACAACTTCTAACGACTATGCTTCCACAGGGGATGGTTTATCGATGGCGGCGATCGCCGGAATTCCCCTAGAAGATATGGAATTTGTGCAGTTTCATCCAACGGGATTATACCCAGTGGGAGTTTTGATTTCCGAGGCAGTACGGGGAGAAGGAGCCTATTTAATCAATAGCGAAGGGAAACGCTTCATGGAAGACTATGCCCCTAGTCGCATGGAACTGGCTCCCCGTGATATTACCTCCCGTGCCATTACCAAGGAAATCCGCGCTGGTCGAGGGGTGAATTGGGATGGTAGTGTCGGTGGCCCCTTTATCTATTTGGATTTGCGTCACTTAGGCCGAGAAAAAATCATGAGCCGTATCCCGTTCTGTTGGGAAGAGGCTCATCGTTTGTTAGGCATTGATGCTGTCAATGAACCCATGCCAGTTCGGCCAACCGTACATTATTGTATGGGGGGAATTCCCGTCAATACCGATGGTCGGGTGCGACGTAATGCCCAGAGTTTAACAGAAGGCTTTTTTGCGGCGGGGGAATGTGCTTGTGTTTCGGTACATGGTGGCAATCGTCTGGGTAGTAATTCCCTGTTGGAATGTGTGGTCTATGGTCGTCGCACAGGGCGCAGTTTAGCAGAATATGTGAAAACCCGTTCCCTACCTACTTTTGATGCTCAACAGTATCTTTCCGAGGCCCAGTCCACTATACAAGCCTTGTTAGAGCAATCTGGTTCGCTGCGGATTAACCAATTACGGGAAGAATTTCAAGATTGCATGACTGAGCATTGTGGAGTCTTCCGAACGCGATCGCTGATGGAGGAAGGGTTACAACAGATTCAAGCCTTAAAAGCCAAGTATAGCCAAATTTATTTAGATGATAAACAACCCTATTGGAATACGGAATTAATTGAGGCTTTGGAATTGCAAAATATTATGGTGGTGGGGGAATTAATCTTAACCTCAGCCCTAAAACGAGAAGAAAGTCGCGGTTCCCATGCCAGGGAAGATTTTACCGATCGCAATGATAGTCAATTTTTACAACACACCCTAGCAGCCTATGCAGAGACGGGCATTGAGATTGATTATATGCCGGTGGTGATCAACCGTTTTGAACCCCAGGAGCGTAAATATTAA
- a CDS encoding IS5 family transposase, with amino-acid sequence MLVLKFLYNLSNEEVEYQAHDRASFRRFLGLEGEAEIPDATTVDNFEKKLQAEGLIEVVFEEFERFLRESGYEAKGGQIIDATLVPVAIQQNRKEENEKIKKGEIPEEWQNKPQKLAQKDATARWTQKNGKSYFGYKNHISIDKEHGFIRRYSVTDASVHDSQQLGAVLDPDNEEREVWADSAYRSENIEAGLEALGHISHIHERAYRNRPLTEEAIASNREKSKTRAKVEHVFGAWVMSMGGKLMRGIGLERVKAHIGLKNWVYNLSRYVFWQKQESCVLGGQCA; translated from the coding sequence ATGCTAGTGCTAAAATTTCTTTATAACCTGAGCAATGAAGAAGTAGAGTATCAAGCTCATGACCGAGCATCGTTTAGAAGATTTTTAGGGCTAGAAGGGGAAGCCGAGATTCCCGATGCCACGACGGTGGATAACTTCGAGAAAAAACTGCAAGCGGAAGGTCTAATAGAAGTTGTGTTTGAGGAATTTGAAAGATTTCTACGGGAGTCGGGGTATGAAGCAAAGGGAGGACAAATTATTGATGCAACACTGGTACCAGTGGCTATTCAACAGAATAGGAAAGAGGAGAATGAGAAAATAAAGAAGGGAGAAATCCCAGAGGAGTGGCAGAACAAGCCGCAAAAGTTAGCACAAAAGGACGCCACAGCCCGATGGACACAGAAAAATGGGAAGAGCTACTTTGGCTACAAAAATCACATTAGTATTGACAAAGAGCATGGTTTCATCCGTCGTTACAGTGTGACAGATGCCTCAGTACATGACTCGCAACAGTTGGGAGCCGTGTTAGACCCCGACAATGAAGAGCGGGAGGTTTGGGCAGATAGTGCCTATCGTAGTGAGAACATAGAGGCTGGATTGGAAGCCCTCGGTCATATTAGTCATATCCATGAGCGGGCTTATCGCAATCGTCCACTGACTGAAGAAGCCATAGCCAGCAATCGGGAGAAATCGAAGACCAGAGCAAAAGTAGAACACGTATTTGGGGCTTGGGTAATGAGTATGGGAGGAAAGTTGATGAGAGGAATCGGACTGGAGCGGGTGAAGGCGCACATCGGACTCAAGAATTGGGTTTACAACCTCAGTCGTTATGTATTCTGGCAGAAACAGGAGTCCTGTGTGCTAGGGGGTCAGTGTGCTTAA
- a CDS encoding Uma2 family endonuclease, translating into MTQAIYQEAEPQTKSQSVTFEEFVQWKPDNNLYELHDGVIFAMPQPLGKHEDVTNFLAEKVMVEYLRLGLSYRIPKTVLIKSLSRSSAYSPDVLVLNRPNLVNEPLWEKASTVSQGESIPLVIEVVRSNWRVDYLTKLRDYEEIGINEYWIVDYLGLGGRRFIGDPKQPTILIHQLIDGEFQVTNFQGDDKIVSRIFPDLNLTANQIFQAGTGV; encoded by the coding sequence ATGACTCAAGCAATCTACCAAGAAGCCGAGCCTCAAACAAAATCTCAATCTGTCACTTTTGAGGAGTTTGTTCAATGGAAACCCGATAATAATCTTTATGAATTACATGATGGAGTGATTTTTGCTATGCCTCAACCGTTAGGGAAACATGAAGATGTTACTAATTTTTTAGCTGAAAAGGTAATGGTAGAGTATTTACGTTTAGGATTATCCTATCGGATACCTAAAACCGTTTTGATCAAATCTCTTAGTCGGTCTTCGGCCTATTCTCCTGATGTTTTGGTGTTAAATCGTCCCAATTTGGTGAATGAGCCGTTATGGGAAAAGGCTTCAACGGTGAGTCAAGGAGAGTCTATTCCTTTGGTGATTGAGGTGGTTCGTAGTAATTGGCGGGTGGATTATTTAACGAAGCTTAGAGATTATGAGGAAATTGGCATTAATGAGTATTGGATTGTGGATTACTTGGGGTTAGGAGGACGGCGTTTTATTGGCGATCCGAAGCAACCGACGATTTTAATTCACCAGTTAATCGATGGGGAATTTCAGGTTACAAATTTTCAAGGAGATGATAAGATTGTTTCTCGGATATTTCCTGATTTGAATTTAACGGCAAATCAAATTTTTCAGGCAGGAACGGGAGTTTAA
- the tatC gene encoding twin-arginine translocase subunit TatC: protein MSLPDLETPIADTPDDYLNQLPDEVEMSLFDHLEELRLRIFYSLAAIAVGMVICFLGVKPLVQILERPAEGVKFLQLAPGEFFFVSLKVAGYSGALVASPFILYQIIRFVLPGLTRRERRLLGPVVLGSSLLFWVGLGFAYIALIPAALNFFISYGADVVEQLWSIDRYFEFVLLLLFSTGLAFQIPVIQLILGYLGIVSSQKMLQGWRYVVLGGVILGAVLTPSTDPLTQSLLAGAVIGLYFGGIGLVKLTGK from the coding sequence ATGTCGTTACCAGACCTGGAAACTCCGATCGCTGATACGCCTGATGACTATCTCAATCAATTACCGGATGAGGTAGAAATGTCCCTCTTCGATCACCTCGAAGAACTGAGACTCCGAATTTTTTATTCTTTGGCGGCGATCGCCGTAGGTATGGTAATTTGCTTTTTAGGTGTCAAACCTTTAGTGCAGATCTTAGAACGACCAGCCGAGGGGGTTAAATTTTTGCAACTGGCCCCTGGAGAATTTTTCTTTGTTTCCCTGAAAGTGGCTGGTTATAGTGGAGCCTTGGTGGCGAGTCCTTTTATTCTCTACCAAATTATTCGGTTTGTCTTACCTGGCTTAACGCGACGAGAACGCCGATTATTGGGGCCAGTGGTTTTAGGATCGAGTTTGCTTTTTTGGGTCGGATTAGGGTTTGCCTATATTGCCCTCATTCCGGCTGCCCTGAATTTTTTTATTAGCTACGGAGCCGATGTTGTTGAACAACTTTGGTCAATTGATCGTTATTTTGAATTTGTCTTACTATTATTATTTAGTACGGGATTGGCGTTTCAAATTCCCGTTATTCAGTTGATTCTCGGTTATTTAGGCATTGTTTCCTCCCAGAAAATGCTCCAAGGCTGGCGTTACGTGGTGCTTGGTGGCGTGATTTTGGGAGCAGTTTTAACGCCTTCCACTGATCCATTAACCCAATCTTTATTAGCTGGAGCAGTCATTGGACTGTATTTTGGTGGGATTGGATTGGTTAAATTAACGGGTAAGTAA
- the nadC gene encoding carboxylating nicotinate-nucleotide diphosphorylase, which yields MAILPPWLVLDPLLNSWLQEDIGRGDRSTQGLQLSKPGKAVWVAKERGTIAGLTLAGRVFGLLDHSTIFIPQVGEGEIAEKGQVIAEVTGLMDSLLMGERVALNLVMRLSGIATLTRKYVEVIADLSTKLVDTRKTTPGLRILEKYAVQVGGATNHRMGLDDSVMIKDNHILAAGGIAPAIAQIRSSIPYPLTIEVETSNFVEIQAAIAAKVDIIMLDNMTLEDMARAVQLIRRDNPEICIEASGNITLDNLRLVAKTGVDYISSSAPITRSNWLDLSMKLIPNP from the coding sequence ATGGCGATTTTACCTCCCTGGCTTGTTCTAGATCCTTTATTAAACTCTTGGCTTCAGGAAGATATTGGTCGCGGCGATCGCTCTACCCAGGGATTACAGCTATCCAAACCAGGTAAGGCTGTCTGGGTTGCCAAGGAACGAGGCACGATCGCCGGTTTAACCTTAGCAGGACGGGTTTTTGGGTTACTGGATCACAGTACTATCTTTATTCCCCAGGTAGGAGAGGGAGAAATCGCAGAAAAGGGACAGGTCATTGCTGAAGTCACCGGACTGATGGATAGTCTATTGATGGGAGAACGGGTTGCCCTCAATTTAGTTATGCGGCTCAGTGGCATTGCAACCCTAACGCGCAAGTATGTGGAGGTTATTGCCGATCTTTCGACCAAATTAGTGGATACCCGTAAAACCACGCCTGGGCTCAGAATTTTAGAAAAATATGCGGTACAGGTGGGGGGGGCAACCAATCATCGTATGGGTCTGGATGATTCCGTCATGATTAAGGACAACCATATTCTAGCGGCCGGAGGGATTGCTCCCGCGATCGCCCAAATCCGTAGTTCTATTCCCTATCCTTTGACCATTGAGGTGGAAACGAGTAATTTTGTGGAAATTCAAGCGGCGATCGCGGCCAAGGTAGATATTATTATGCTGGACAATATGACCTTGGAAGATATGGCAAGAGCAGTACAATTGATACGGCGGGACAATCCCGAAATTTGTATCGAAGCCTCTGGCAATATTACCCTGGATAATTTGCGGTTAGTGGCCAAAACCGGCGTTGATTATATTTCCAGTAGTGCCCCGATTACTCGCTCTAACTGGCTAGATCTGAGCATGAAATTAATTCCTAATCCCTGA
- a CDS encoding phytoene/squalene synthase family protein, translated as MNLRHNALEVLKETSRTFYIPISILPAGLLEAVAGAYLCMRAIDEVEDHSELDNFTKAKILRQISLNLQAATEHSTLEDFAYGLSIYRGVLPDVTLRVGEWAMLAPESIAPRVWDATAAMADRMANWSTSNWEIETEADLDQYTFSVAGAVGLLLSDLWAWHDGTQTNRTQAIGFGRGLQAVNIVRNYREDLQRGVSFFPKGWRVEDMHQYARRNLKLADQYTKSLPNGPAQNFCKIPLTLAYGTLEVLALGKDKLSRSDVMALVNQATR; from the coding sequence ATGAACCTGCGTCATAATGCCCTAGAGGTTTTGAAGGAAACCAGTCGGACATTTTATATTCCCATTAGTATTTTGCCGGCGGGATTGTTAGAGGCTGTGGCTGGGGCCTACCTATGTATGCGAGCCATTGATGAGGTGGAAGACCATTCAGAACTTGATAACTTCACCAAAGCCAAGATTTTACGCCAGATTAGCCTCAATCTCCAAGCCGCAACAGAACATTCCACCTTAGAAGATTTTGCCTACGGTTTATCTATCTATCGGGGAGTTTTGCCAGATGTCACCCTACGGGTGGGTGAATGGGCCATGTTAGCCCCAGAAAGTATTGCACCCAGGGTTTGGGATGCTACAGCAGCTATGGCGGATCGAATGGCTAACTGGTCAACCAGTAACTGGGAAATTGAAACGGAAGCGGATCTGGATCAATATACCTTTAGTGTGGCGGGAGCCGTGGGTTTACTGCTGTCCGATCTCTGGGCTTGGCACGATGGCACTCAGACAAATCGCACCCAGGCGATCGGTTTTGGTCGAGGTCTCCAGGCAGTCAATATTGTCCGTAATTATCGGGAAGATTTGCAACGGGGCGTAAGTTTTTTTCCGAAGGGTTGGCGAGTTGAGGATATGCACCAGTATGCGCGTCGCAATTTAAAACTGGCGGATCAATATACTAAATCCCTGCCGAATGGGCCTGCTCAAAATTTTTGCAAGATTCCCCTAACCCTAGCCTATGGAACCCTAGAGGTATTGGCCTTAGGCAAGGATAAGCTCAGTCGTAGTGATGTGATGGCTTTGGTTAACCAAGCGACCCGTTAG
- a CDS encoding PBP1A family penicillin-binding protein, with the protein MTQPYSQQPLSQLVTQAIQRLARHSSKVAIKKGARVAKLLIKDTPQAKTRDYPLLGDRYIIGRSSRTCDILIENPIVSQTHCSLHRSSQNPNQFEIRDEDSTNGIYLGRKRLQSLVLKSGDVISLGPPELENVTEITFHNPAPVWLKSLRYGLYGTGLLTGLAALGIFWASSGIQVKPLPPGVVGPVVIYANDGKTPLNPVKQETHHELRQLKEFSPYLAKAVIASEDSRFYWHFGVDPYGVLRAILINSKGRMQQGASTLTQQLARSLFPEVGRENTAMRKLREMVVALKLEAVYSKDDILKAYLNRVYLGAGNYGFEDASQFYFDKSAKNLTISEAATLVAMLPAPNLYNPVQDYDTSVQFRDRVIKRMVSQGMISEQEGNRARRSRIEVSPKARQSLSKLIAPYFYSYVFSELQQLLGEEIAKEGNFIVESGLDIKTQKKAEQALKQNIATKGSQFHYSQGALVTLNSNNGEIVALVGGANYQKSQYNRVTQAKRQPGSTFKLFTYTAALEQGISASSIFSCKALFWQGQAFKGCERSQGEITMTHGLAQSENAVALRVAQRVGLDNIVNLAERLGIRSTLNASPGLVLGQSETTVLEMTGAYGAIANQGRWNKPHAIRRILDGGDCQNYDQPQTCRLIYEFNPDQDGQRQVIPQNIANTMAGMLRNAVTSGTGRSANTVAGAAGKTGTTNKGVDLWFIGFVPQMNRVTGIWLGNDDNTPTRSSSVQAASLWGTYMKSLLY; encoded by the coding sequence ATGACCCAACCTTACTCCCAACAGCCTCTTAGTCAACTCGTTACCCAAGCGATTCAACGACTAGCCAGGCATAGCTCCAAGGTTGCTATCAAAAAAGGGGCTAGGGTTGCCAAACTTTTAATTAAAGATACACCTCAGGCGAAGACTCGTGACTATCCACTGCTCGGCGATCGCTACATTATTGGCCGGAGTTCCCGCACCTGCGACATCCTGATTGAAAATCCCATTGTCAGTCAGACCCATTGTTCTCTGCATCGTAGTTCTCAGAATCCCAACCAATTTGAGATCCGCGACGAAGATAGTACGAATGGCATTTATCTGGGGAGAAAACGGCTGCAATCTTTGGTCTTAAAATCTGGAGATGTGATTAGTCTAGGGCCTCCAGAATTGGAAAATGTCACCGAAATTACTTTCCACAATCCTGCTCCGGTTTGGTTGAAAAGTTTACGTTACGGCCTTTATGGGACGGGATTACTAACAGGACTAGCGGCTTTGGGGATCTTCTGGGCCAGTTCTGGTATTCAAGTCAAACCGCTCCCGCCTGGGGTTGTTGGCCCCGTTGTCATTTATGCCAATGATGGTAAGACTCCCCTTAACCCTGTTAAACAGGAAACCCATCACGAATTACGACAATTAAAAGAGTTTTCTCCCTATCTCGCTAAAGCGGTCATTGCCTCAGAGGACAGCCGTTTTTATTGGCATTTTGGGGTTGATCCCTACGGTGTTCTACGGGCGATTTTGATTAATAGTAAAGGCCGAATGCAGCAGGGAGCCAGCACTTTAACGCAACAATTGGCCCGGAGTTTATTTCCAGAAGTGGGACGGGAAAATACAGCGATGCGGAAACTGCGAGAAATGGTAGTGGCTCTCAAGTTGGAGGCCGTTTATAGCAAAGATGATATTCTCAAAGCCTATTTAAATCGTGTTTATCTGGGAGCCGGAAATTATGGTTTTGAAGATGCTTCTCAATTTTATTTTGATAAATCAGCCAAAAATTTAACCATTTCCGAAGCGGCAACTTTGGTGGCCATGTTACCCGCCCCTAATCTTTATAATCCTGTCCAAGATTACGATACTTCAGTTCAGTTTCGCGATCGCGTTATTAAACGCATGGTTTCCCAGGGCATGATTAGTGAACAGGAAGGCAATCGAGCCAGGCGATCGCGGATTGAAGTCAGTCCCAAGGCCCGTCAATCTTTGTCGAAACTGATTGCCCCTTATTTTTATAGCTATGTTTTTAGTGAACTACAACAATTATTAGGGGAAGAAATCGCCAAGGAAGGCAATTTTATTGTGGAAAGTGGTCTGGATATCAAGACTCAAAAAAAAGCGGAACAAGCCCTAAAACAAAATATTGCCACCAAGGGTTCCCAGTTTCACTATTCCCAAGGAGCATTAGTAACGCTTAACAGTAATAATGGTGAAATAGTGGCTCTAGTCGGCGGTGCGAATTATCAAAAAAGTCAATATAATCGTGTCACCCAGGCTAAACGACAGCCAGGTTCAACCTTTAAACTTTTTACCTATACAGCAGCCCTAGAACAGGGAATTTCTGCCAGTAGCATTTTTTCCTGTAAGGCTCTGTTTTGGCAGGGGCAAGCATTTAAAGGCTGTGAACGCAGTCAGGGCGAGATTACCATGACTCACGGTTTGGCTCAGTCAGAAAATGCGGTGGCCTTGCGAGTGGCTCAACGGGTGGGACTGGACAATATTGTTAACCTGGCAGAACGTTTAGGTATTCGCTCAACTTTAAATGCTTCCCCTGGTTTAGTCCTAGGGCAAAGTGAGACAACGGTGTTAGAAATGACAGGAGCCTATGGCGCGATCGCCAATCAAGGAAGGTGGAATAAACCCCACGCCATTCGTCGTATTTTGGACGGGGGAGATTGTCAAAATTATGACCAGCCCCAAACCTGTCGCCTAATCTACGAATTTAATCCGGATCAAGACGGTCAACGCCAAGTCATTCCTCAAAATATTGCTAATACAATGGCGGGAATGCTCAGAAATGCAGTGACATCTGGAACGGGACGGTCTGCCAATACAGTCGCCGGAGCCGCCGGTAAAACAGGAACCACGAACAAGGGGGTTGATCTGTGGTTTATTGGCTTTGTTCCCCAGATGAATCGGGTGACAGGTATTTGGCTAGGCAATGATGATAATACACCGACGCGCAGTAGTAGTGTTCAGGCCGCTAGTCTGTGGGGAACTTACATGAAGTCTCTTCTCTATTAA
- a CDS encoding Lin0512 family protein: MTRKRFIIEMGMGIDQHGQDPTVAAARAVRNAIAHNALLGIWEVAGLSHPNEMIVEVQVAVPYPEAVRSEEVLAVLPFGKKSLNLETGGMVVPGRAIAELVDKNDEMLIAVAAVTVWVEMDEKIT; encoded by the coding sequence ATGACTCGTAAACGCTTCATTATTGAGATGGGTATGGGCATTGATCAACATGGTCAAGACCCAACGGTAGCTGCGGCTCGTGCTGTTCGTAATGCGATCGCCCATAATGCACTGTTGGGTATCTGGGAAGTGGCTGGTTTGAGTCATCCCAATGAAATGATTGTCGAGGTGCAAGTGGCGGTTCCCTATCCTGAAGCGGTTCGTTCGGAAGAGGTGTTGGCAGTCTTACCCTTTGGCAAAAAAAGCCTAAACCTAGAAACGGGTGGCATGGTTGTCCCTGGTAGAGCGATCGCTGAATTAGTCGACAAAAATGATGAAATGTTGATTGCGGTGGCGGCTGTCACGGTATGGGTTGAAATGGATGAAAAAATTACTTAG
- a CDS encoding DUF1361 domain-containing protein, translating into MDLLYWWFDISWRVLRTSYLLMAWNLFLAVIPLVLSVWLFRMAERRSIFWWLIFAIFVAFLPNAPYILTDIIHYVKIARLDVPESVVIFTLTPQYFLFLLSGLQCYVMSLLNLGYYLERRDQERFILPVELLSHLLSAIGIYLGRFLRFNSWDFITDPDGLAQSLAQSLSHKQPILATIVTFLILTPLYWLTKQINLGLVLRYQAHQANRRQGDRFPSQDKIKK; encoded by the coding sequence ATGGATTTATTGTATTGGTGGTTTGATATTTCCTGGCGAGTACTGAGAACCAGTTATTTATTAATGGCTTGGAATTTATTCCTAGCTGTTATTCCTCTCGTTTTAAGTGTTTGGTTATTTCGGATGGCCGAACGCCGTTCAATATTTTGGTGGCTAATTTTTGCTATTTTTGTCGCCTTTTTACCCAACGCGCCCTATATTCTGACAGACATTATTCACTATGTTAAGATTGCTCGTCTGGATGTTCCTGAAAGTGTCGTTATTTTTACCCTAACCCCACAATATTTTCTCTTTTTACTATCGGGACTCCAATGCTATGTTATGTCGCTTTTAAATTTGGGATATTATTTGGAGCGGAGAGATCAAGAACGCTTTATTCTTCCCGTTGAACTCCTCAGTCATCTTCTCTCGGCAATAGGAATTTATTTGGGGCGTTTTTTACGCTTTAACAGTTGGGATTTCATCACCGATCCCGATGGTTTAGCTCAGAGTTTGGCCCAAAGTCTCTCTCATAAGCAGCCGATTCTAGCGACTATCGTAACTTTTTTAATATTAACACCTTTATATTGGCTCACCAAACAAATTAATCTCGGTTTAGTATTACGCTACCAAGCCCATCAAGCTAACCGACGACAAGGCGATCGCTTTCCCTCTCAGGATAAAATAAAGAAATAG
- a CDS encoding GIY-YIG nuclease family protein, with protein sequence MTTENQIPNLQGLNFIPYLTEDGNLDETWQGKIGVYAIFDQEKNLQLVAYSRDIYASLKQNLVRKPQYCYWLKVQTIEKPNRTMLENIRQQWLNENGSLLSGNGETEKAWTDPIDAKLTMTEDEKNTYLQTDELGQVKLLKTIARRVEAEILEQLKQRGVNIEIRFNPKLKEKGLLDLK encoded by the coding sequence ATGACCACAGAAAACCAGATTCCAAATCTACAGGGTTTAAATTTTATTCCCTACTTAACAGAGGACGGCAACCTTGATGAGACTTGGCAAGGAAAAATTGGCGTTTATGCTATCTTTGATCAGGAAAAAAACTTACAATTAGTTGCCTATTCACGAGATATTTATGCCAGCCTCAAACAGAATCTCGTCAGAAAACCCCAATATTGTTACTGGCTCAAAGTTCAAACCATTGAAAAACCTAACCGCACGATGTTAGAAAATATTCGTCAACAGTGGCTTAACGAAAATGGGAGTTTACTGTCGGGAAATGGGGAGACAGAAAAAGCTTGGACAGATCCTATTGATGCCAAGTTAACGATGACAGAAGACGAAAAAAACACCTATCTGCAAACCGATGAATTAGGGCAAGTGAAATTATTAAAAACGATCGCCCGTCGAGTGGAAGCCGAAATTCTGGAACAACTTAAACAAAGAGGCGTGAATATAGAAATTCGTTTCAATCCCAAGCTTAAAGAAAAAGGCTTACTCGACTTAAAATAA